A stretch of the Ornithodoros turicata isolate Travis chromosome 4, ASM3712646v1, whole genome shotgun sequence genome encodes the following:
- the LOC135390999 gene encoding ras-related protein Rab-3 — protein MTSGQDQKWQKDATDQNFDYMFKILIIGNSSVGKTSFLFRYADDSFTSAFVSTVGIDFKVKTVFRHDKRVKLQIWDTAGQERYRTITTAYYRGAMGFILMYDVTNEESFNSVQDWVTQIKTYSWDNAQVILVGNKCDMEDERVVSTERGKQLADQLGLEFFETSAKENVKVKAVFERLVDIICDKMSESLDSDPALVGASKGTRLTDNPAPPNAGCQC, from the exons ATGACCAGCGGCCAGGACCAGAAGTGGCAGAAGGATGCAACGGATCAAAACTTCGACTATATGTTTAAGATTTTAATTATAGGAAACAGCAGCGTCGGAAAAACTTCATTCCTGTTTCGCTATGCAGACGACTCGTTCACGTCTGCATTTGTGAGCACCGTTGGAATTGATTTTAAAGTTAAAACGGTTTTTAGGCACGACAAAAGAGTCAAGTTGCAAATTTGG GATACTGCGGGACAGGAGCGCTACCGCACCATCACGACGGCCTACTACCGCGGTGCTATGGGATTCATCCTGATGTATGACGTTACCAATGAAGAATCCTTCAATAGTGTTCAAGACTG GGTGACTCAGATCAAGACCTACTCCTGGGACAATGCCCAGGTGATCCTCGTAGGGAACAAGTGCGACATGGAAGACGAACGCGTCGTCAGCACGGAGAGGGGCAAGCAGCTGGCCGACCAGCTGGGCCTAGAGTTCTTCGAGACCTCCGCCAAGGAGAACGTCAAGGTGAAGGCGGTCTTCGAGCGCCTGGTGGACATAATCTGCGACAAGATGTCCGAGAGCCTGGACTCGGACCCGGCCCTGGTGGGGGCGTCAAAGGGCACCCGGCTGACGGACAACCCGGCGCCCCCCAATGCAGGCTGCCAGTGCTAG
- the LOC135392697 gene encoding apoptosis regulatory protein Siva-like: MPKRGNPFLDDVPLQSKLYVTAKTVNKCSEERMSTVYARTMELLFSASGKADDRASGPALNGVQNASDKTSEQFRKGKDCPSCSGRSAVAACAFCERAVCKECVRLCCSCGNGFCPLCSLLRYGQQHVQAVCLSCNVPA, translated from the exons ATGCCGAAGAGGGGGAATCCCTTTTTGGATGACGTCCCCTTGCAGAGCAAGCTCTACGTAACAGCGaaaactgtaaataaatgtagcGAAGAACGGATGTCAACGGTTTACG CAAGGACAATGGAACTGCTCTTCTCCGCTTCGGGCAAGGCCGATGACAGGGCTTCAG GCCCTGCTCTTAATGGGGTCCAGAATGCATCCGACAAGACTTCAGAGCAGTTCAGAAAAG GAAAGGATTGCCCATCATGTAGCGGCAGGTCTGCAGTGGCAGCGTGTGCATTCTGCGAACGTGCAGTGTGCAAGGAGTGTGTACGCCTGTGCTGCTCATGTGGAAATGGCTTCTGTCCCCTATGTTCCCTCCTCAG GTACGGCCAACAGCATGTACAAGCCGTATGCCTGTCTTGCAATGTGCCCGCATAG
- the LOC135391000 gene encoding general transcription factor IIF subunit 1-like, which produces MAAPQAVSHSTGSQGQEFVVRIPKASRKRYNVMRFNAAHNQDISKWTQVRMERENNMREFKAEEELPKFGAGSEFGREQKEEARRKKYGVVTKKYNPDDQPWLIRVGGKTGKKFKGIREGGVSDNTSYYVFCKAPDGVFEAFPIEEWYNFNPIGRFKALTAEEAEEEFEKRDKVMNHFSIMVRKKMAKEENLGQENAQEKKPKKEKKDFKISDMDDWMSDSDFEDEDGDADKEDVDDAKKKKKKVTKKKKKSKSDDEAMEESDEGDFDDREVDYMSASSSEGEPEDEKANRELKGVEDEDALRRIDQSDEEEEGEKEEEKGSEEEGGANKAAPEAKPKGKGDKKDPSAKPASQANSSGESTSESSDSDFDDSKFQSAMFMQKPKGSKGSDKDSSGRAKPSGDDKKNKSSSKSQKRKAKESSPSNSPKRMRHEAAAPATSNTWSGSTEGITEDSVRRYLLRKPMTTTELLQKFKSKKTGLTSDKLVNTIAQILKKLNPIKQTIKGKLYLSIKP; this is translated from the exons ATGGCGGCACCACAAGCTGTATCGCATTCG ACAGGTAGCCAGGGCCAAGAGTTCGTCGTTCGGATACCCAA GGCATCAAGGAAGCGGTACAATGTCATGCGGTTCAACGCTGCCCACAATCAAGACATATCAAAATGGACTCAG GTACGAATGGAAAGAGAGAACAACATGAGAGAATTCAAGGCAGAGGAGGAGTTACCCAAGTTCGGGGCTGGAAGTGAGTTTGGCAGAGAACAGAAGGAAGAGGCCCGACGAAAGAAGTATGGAGTTGTCACCAAGAAGTACAACCCTGACGACCAGCCTTGGCTTATCAGGGTCGGCGGGAAAACTGGAAAGAA GTTCAAAGGAATCCGCGAAGGTGGCGTGAGCGACAACACTTCGTACTACGTATTCTGCAAGGCACCTGACGGAGTGTTTGAAGCGTTTCCTATTGAAGAGTGGTACAATTTCAACCCCATCGGACGGTTTAAGGCACTAACGGCCGAGGAAGCAGAAGAGGAGTTTGAAAA ACGAGACAAGGTTATGAACCACTTCTCCATTATGGTCCGCAAGAAAATGGCTAAAGAggagaatctgggccaagagaACGCCCAAGAGAAGAagccaaagaaagaaaagaaagacttT aaaatttcAGATATGGATGATTGGATGAGTGATTCAGATTTTGAAGATGAAGATGGTGACGCTGATAAGGAAGATGTGGATGAtgctaagaagaagaagaagaaggtgactaagaaaaaaaagaagagcaagTCTGACGATGAGGCAATGGAAGAAAGCGACGAGGGTGATTTCGATGATAGAGAGGTCGACTACATGTCAGCCAGTAG CTCGGAAGGTGAGCCCGAAGATGAAAAAGCAAACCGGGAGTTGAAAGGGGTGGAAGATGAAGATGCCTTACGGCGTATTGACCAGTccgacgaggaagaggaaggagaaaaagaggaagaaaaaggaagtgaGGAAGAAGGGGGAGCAAACAAAGCAGCACCTGAAGCGAAACCCAAGGGCAAAGGGGACAAGAAGGACC CCTCGGCAAAACCTGCGTCCCAGGCCAACTCCTCAGGAGAGTCAACCTCAGAGTCGTCAGACTCCGATTTTGATGACTCTAAATTTCAGTCTGCAATGTTCATGCAG AAGCCAAAAGGCAGCAAGGGCTCCGACAAAGATTCCAGCGGTCGAGCAAAGCCATCGGGTGATgacaagaaaaataaaa GTTCCAGTAAGTCACAAAAACGAAAGGCAAAGGAGAGCTCACCAAGTAACAGTCCGAAGAGGATGCGACACGAGGCCGCGGCTCCCGCTACCTCTAATAC TTGGTCTGGCAGCACCGAAGGAATCACCGAGGACTCTGTGAGACGGTACCTACTACGCAAGCCAATGACAACAACAGAGCTTTTGCAAAAGTTCAAGTCTAAAAAAACGGGCTTGACAAGCGACAAGCTTGTCAATACCATTGCACAAATCTTAAAAAAGCTAAACCCCataaagcagacaatcaaaggGAAACTTTATCTTTCCATAAAGCCTTAA
- the LOC135391001 gene encoding acetylcholinesterase-1-like, whose amino-acid sequence MQGRRALETSSTPGPDEGCRISKVLLATAMCTVLIVYSVVVAVLMARNPLGGALLPDDNKRVCAAEPLGIKLTSGFLLGHIIDVQEPQTPNVRAFLGVPFAQSTAGENRFRKPRPLDAVPGGHMNATTHGPPCSQPVLEGQTSVTSEDCLHMAIWTPGVCSQQDPLRPVLVLLQSEWFETGSNSAPESDGAYLSATGDIVVVAPNHRLGPFGFLNVKGTDANVALHDVLLALAWIRDNIASFHGNPDNITLLALDSGSIIATELLLNADALTPFARRFVLLGLAATTWLPSNSFEKGNENFMRLVEASGCRSSTVDEALACLRRVPAQKITEAAQKTRPPLRFVPSHGAELLNKGGVKRERIYDALQVLAGNTARDADSLFSGYGVASLASSNFSRTLLEPIIASERYLNLLQLTTVSAQDAAKLIDRLISMFDLPVDPSSPIDVFELERVYNFQTSGGAGIRDMASDLLYVCPMLSLLRLLRDRRADVFHYVLNDGNYGGRTRSPKDPASYHQVLLSGMPFKYQDKAYLQDASNKLISVVAAFVKDGAPSLLDNIRWPQYGNSSISVLLDSRPHSSVVRNWRSSQCHTISQVFGRV is encoded by the exons ATGCAAGGACGACGTGCTTTGGAGACGTCATCAACTCCTGGACCTGACGAAGGTTGCAG GATATCGAAGGTGCTGCTGGCGACAGCCATGTGTACGGTGCTGATTGTGTACTCAGTAGTGGTGGCAGTACTAATGGCACGTAACCCACTGGGGGGCGCTCTCTTACCTGACGACAACAAGCGCGTTTGCGCGGCGGAG CCACTCGGTATTAAGCTGACCAGCGGCTTTCTACTCGGTCACATCATCGACGTTCAGGAACCACAGACACCTAACGTGCGAGCATTCCTCGGCGTCCCTTTCGCCCAAAGCACAGCGGGGGAGAACCGGTTCAGAAAGCCGCGCCCTCTGGACGCCGTTCCGGGTGGACACATGAACGCCACAACGCACGGACCTCCCTGTTCCCAACCCGTATTGGAAGGACAGACGAGCGTGACGTCCGAAGATTGCTTGCACATGGCCATTTGGACGCCGGGAGTTTGCTCGCAACAGGACCCCCTGCGACCAGTCCTGGTGCTCCTCCAGAGCGAGTGGTTCGAGACTGGGTCCAATAGCGCTCCAGAAAGCGACGGCGCTTATCTCTCCGCTACCGGCGATATTGTCGTGGTGGCACCGAACCACCGACTAGGTCCTTTCGGGTTCCTGAACGTGAAGGGAACGGACGCGAACGTTGCCCTCCACGACGTCCTGCTTGCCCTTGCCTGGATTCGTGATAATATAGCCAGCTTTCACGGGAATCCGGACAATATCACATTGCTGGCACTCGATTCGGGATCGATCATAGCAACGGAGCTGCTTCTAAATGCTGACGCGCTCACCCCCTTCGCGCGACGATTCGTATTGCTGGGACTCGCAGCGACGACGTGGTTGCCCAGCAACAGCTTCGAAAAGGGCAACGAGAATTTCATGAGACTCGTAGAAGCTTCGGGATGCCGTAGCTCGACCGTGGACGAAGCTCTCGCCTGCCTGAGGAGAGTGCCCGCGCAGAAGATCACGGAAGCAGCTCAGAAGACGCGGCCTCCCTTGCGGTTCGTGCCTAGTCACGGGGCAGAGCTCTTAAACAAAGGCGGAGTCAAAAGAGAGCGAATATATGATGCGCTGCAAGTACTCGCTGGTAACACTGCCCGGGATGCGGATAGTTTGTTTTCTGGTTACGGCGTTGCGAGTCTGGCAAGTTCCAACTTCTCCAGAACACTATTGGAACCCATCATTGCGAGCGAGCGCTACCTGAACCTTCTCCAACTAACCACAGTGTCAGCTCAGGATGCAGCCAAGCTGATTGACCGCCTGATCTCCATGTTTGATCTACCCGTTGACCCTTCATCGCCGATTGATGTGTTCGAGCTTGAG CGTGTGTACAACTTCCAGACGTCCGGTGGAGCGGGCATCAGAGACATGGCTTCGGACCTCTTGTACGTCTGCCCAATGCTGTCTCTTCTTCGACTCTTGCGTGACCGTCGCGCTGACGTGTTCCACTACGTGCTCAACGATGGTAATTACGGTGGAAGGACGCGATCTCCCAAGGACCCCGCCTCATATCACCAGGTTTTGCTGTCAGGCATGCCATTCAAGTATCAGGACAAGGCATACTTGCAGGATGCCTCAAACAAGCTGATATCCGTCGTAGCCGCATTCGTAAAGGATGG GGCACCCTCTCTCCTGGACAACATTCGGTGGCCTCAGTACGGGAACTCCAGCATTTCTGTCCTCCTGGACTCCCGGCCACACAGCAGTGTGGTGCGGAACTGGCGCTCCAGTCAATGCCACACCATCTCCCAAGTGTTTGGTCGCGTGTGA
- the LOC135391002 gene encoding cytochrome P450 3A8-like isoform X3 yields the protein MNVLGWVTVPEWLIFGVTALVLLYKYITRYKNHWKQQGIPFEEFSLLRPFVNAYKPMHLQDQDRYKKYGKLFGIFEGGKPLLMLSDVELMKRVLVKDFPSLPQRRPFPFHDDFLDSMLAFVAPKRWKTLRPASSPAFSAAKLRNAHGAMQSCAKVACENLAKAAESSQEMNIKNFFGSYTIDVIARCAFGTVVDSYNDKTNEFVQAARDAFGGDITLRKFLFVHFPFLLNALKIPNTDTKIFHCLKDIASAMMHERRRTGTRREDFLQMMMDAQEGTLSTTTEKEDTSEKVFHLDDDMKFESVSKGITEDEALAQCVLFLFAGLDTTSMALAFATYLLTINPDAQERLRAEIDECFEKHGTEPSLDVINKLQYLNGVVSETLRMYPIASRVERLAHVDYTLGDTGVMVPKGCLIVVPVYAIHHDPENFPDPQKFDPTRFIGENLSSIRPYTYLPFGAGPLNCIGSRLALQALKVCLLHVLHRVEFVRTANTKVPIEFCAGFPTVSTTNITIGVRKRLA from the exons ATGAACGTACTCGGTTGGGTCACGGTGCCGGAGTGGCTGATTTTCGGAGTGACAGCCCTCGTTCTCCTGTACAA GTACATTACAAGATACAAGAATCACTGGAAACAACAGGGCATCCCATTCGAAGAGTTTTCCCTCCTTCGTCCGTTCGTAAATGCTTATAAG CCTATGCACCTGCAGGACCAGGACCGCTACAAGAAATACGGAAAGCTATTCGG GATATTCGAAGGCGGAAAACCTCTGCTTATGTTATCAGACGTGGAGTTAATGAAGCGTGTGCTCGTCAAAGACTTTCCTTCACTTCCACAGAGAAGG CCGTTCCCTTTCCACGACGATTTTTTGGACAGCATGCTGGCATTCGTAGCACCGAAACGCTGGAAGACATTGAGGCCAGCCAGTAGTCCAGCCTTTTCAGCAGCCAAACTGAGAAAC GCACATGGAGCGATGCAGAGCTGCGCCAAAGTTGCCTGTGAAAACTTAGCGAAGGCTGCAGAGTCCAGTCAAGAAATGAACATAAAAAA TTTCTTCGGCAGCTATACCATAGATGTAATAGCCCGATGTGCCTTTGGAACCGTCGTCGACTCCTACAATGACAAAACGAACGAGTTTGTGCAGGCTGCCAGGGACGCCTTCGGTGGCGACATAACGCTACGCAAGTTCCTATTCG TTCACTTTCCGTTCCTGCTGAACGCATTGAAAATTCCAAATACCGACACGAAGATCTTCCACTGCTTAAAGGATATCGCTTCAGCAATGATGCACGAAAGGCGGCGAACCGGAACG CGACGCGAAGATTTTCTACAGATGATGATGGACGCTCAAGAGGGGACCCTTTCAACCACGACAGAGAAAGAAGATACATCCGAAAAAGTATTTCATCTGGACGACGACATGAAGTTCGAAAGCGTGTCGAAAG GAATCACCGAAGACGAAGCTCTGGCACAATGCGTTCTCTTCCTCTTCGCGGGTCTGGACACTACGTCCATGGCACTCGCCTTCGCGACCTATCTGTTGACCATCAATCCTGATGCTCAGGAAAGGCTTCGAGCTGAAATCGATGAATGCTTCGAGAAACAC GGAACTGAACCATCACTGGATGTCATCAACAAGCTGCAGTATCTTAACGGCGTTGTGTCAGAAACTTTGCGGATGTATCCCATTGCAAGCAG GGTTGAACGACTGGCTCACGTGGACTACACTCTCGGGGACACCGGTGTGATGGTGCCGAAAGGATGCTTGATTGTTGTTCCGGTGTATGCCATCCATCATGACCCTGAGAACTTCCCGGATCCTCAAAAGTTTGATCCTACCAG GTTCATCGGAGAGAATCTATCGTCGATCCGACCGTACACGTACCTGCCATTCGGAGCCGGTCCCCTCAACTGCATCGGCAGCAGACTTGCGCTCCAAGCCTTGAAGGTGTGCCTTCTGCACGTTTTACACAGAGTGGAATTTGTGCGAACAGCAAACACAAAG GTCCCCATCGAGTTCTGTGCTGGATTTCCAACTGTGAGTACAACGAACATTACAATCGGCGTTCGAAAACGACTGGCTTAA